A DNA window from Drosophila biarmipes strain raj3 chromosome 2R, RU_DBia_V1.1, whole genome shotgun sequence contains the following coding sequences:
- the LOC108022357 gene encoding uncharacterized protein LOC108022357: MSEEEVPGAGGEDSGAGPTEEVAAPVPDTTTANPEDTTTSGARMIMMMNHPWLAAGAVAVYATKVMWVKFRELGLAKQKKKVKYHQEKMLKPQKDDKDCGLESESEEESDTKPDKADLAPKQPI, encoded by the coding sequence ATGAGTGAGGAGGAAGTGCCTGGTGCGGGAGGCGAGGACTCAGGAGCTGGGCCGACTGAAGAGGTGGCAGCCCCAGTGCCCGATACCACCACCGCTAATCCCGAGGACACCACCACGTCGGGAGCCCgaatgataatgatgatgaacCACCCCTGGTTGGCGGCAGGAGCAGTTGCAGTTTATGCCACCAAGGTCATGTGGGTCAAGTTCCGCGAGCTTGGACTGGCCAAACAGAAAAAGAAGGTTAAATATCATCAGGAAAAGATGCTGAAGCCCCAGAAGGATGACAAAGACTGTGGATTAGAGTCTGAATCTGAGGAAGAGTCTGATACGAAGCCAGATAAAGCTGATCTTGCCCCAAAACAACCCATATAA
- the LOC108022353 gene encoding uncharacterized protein LOC108022353 — MSEEEAPAEGGVESPGAGSPAEAAAPPPDTTTAEPVDTTTSGARMMMTHPWLAAAAVAVYATKVLWVKFRELGLAKQKTRLKNQNKKSKPLRDIEGNSSESESEAETDAEDEGAPDMQNAQGVNLQLVTPLNLVNPTPSSWEKSFN; from the coding sequence ATGAGTGAGGAAGAGGCACCTGCTGAGGGAGGTGTGGAGTCCCCAGGAGCAGGATCGCCCGCAGAGGCTGCAGCACCGCCCCCAGATACCACCACCGCTGAGCCCGTGGATACGACCACTTCAGGAGCCCGTATGATGATGACCCACCCGTGGTTGGCGGCCGCCGCGGTGGCCGTCTATGCCACCAAGGTCCTGTGGGTCAAGTTCCGCGAGCTCGGCCTGGCCAAGCAGAAAACGCGGctgaaaaatcaaaacaagaaGTCGAAACCTCTGAGGGATATCGAAGGAAATAGTTCTGAATCGGAGTCTGAGGCTGAGACTGATGCAGAGGACGAAGGCGCACCCGATATGCAAAACGCCCAGGGAGTGAACCTTCAGTTGGTAACCCCACTAAATCTGGTGAATCCCACCCCATCCAGTTGGGAGAAATCGTTCAATTGA
- the LOC108022356 gene encoding uncharacterized protein LOC108022356, whose translation MGRPKTKMEMVADILGTSAKPRESPKKQVVKQKTMKVSAGHKRRSLPCRLNPSVIRQICEPAEKCTNSKARIMYVNSNYGSNNNADQSQTDCHEPNCPTCKGPNSSMQDPESQPKPKMGQCPATRERSQRTKTK comes from the exons ATGGGTCGTCCTAAAACCAAAATGGAG ATGGTGGCAGACATTTTGGGGACTTCAGCGAAGCCGCGGGAAAGTCCGAAGAAGCAGGTGGTGAAGCAGAAAACGATGAAGGTGTCGGCCGGGCACAAGAGGCGCAGTCTTCCTTGCCGCCTAAATCCAAGTGTTATCCGCCAGATTTGCGAGCCGGCGGAGAAGTGCACGAACTCAAAGGCCCGGATTATGTACGTCAACTCGAACTACGGCAGTAACAACAACGCCGATCAAAGTCAAACCGATTGCCATGAGCCTAATTGCCCCACTTGCAAAGGGCCGAATTCATCAATGCAAGATCCTGAATCTCAACCCAAGCCAAAGATGGGACAGTGTCCTGCCACAAGGGAGAGATCTCAAAGGACCAAAACAAAGTAG
- the LOC108022358 gene encoding uncharacterized protein LOC108022358, producing the protein MSTTEVTSLSSELPSCAAGFTWVILMNTCLPDMARSRLRTKCAYGYYYHERFQKCMRRRYDKVQQPGHIRQWMTRTPKPRRTTRKGRLNRVSPFDDNWWGYNARYGKDQPYPGKK; encoded by the exons ATGTCGACTACGGAGGTGACTTCGCTTTCCTCAGAACTACCCTCCTGTGCCGCAGGATTCACCTGGGTCATTTTGATGAACACCTGCCTGCCGGACATGGCACGCTCGAGGCTAAGGACAAAGTGCGCG TACGGGTACTACTACCACGAGAGATTCCAAAAGTGCATGCGACGGAGGTACGATAAGGTGCAGCAGCCCGGGCACATAAGGCAGTGGATGACTCGAACGCCGAAGCCAAGGCGAACAACGAGAAAAGGTCGATTAAACAGGGTATCTCCCTTCGATGACAATTGGTGGGGCTACAACGCTAGGTACGGAAAGGATCAGCCCTACCCTGGGAAAAAGTAG
- the LOC108022352 gene encoding uncharacterized protein LOC108022352, protein MSEEEAPAEGGVESPGAGSPAEAAAPPPDTTTAEPVDTTTSGARMMMHHPWLAAAAVAVYATKVLWVKFRELGLAKQKKRPKNREQKSKPVQENEENGSESEAESEAETDAEDEDGPVELQSAILPDRVQVDAPDENYRAIEVPPADF, encoded by the coding sequence ATGAGTGAAGAAGAAGCACCTGCTGAGGGAGGTGTGGAGTCCCCCGGAGCAGGATCGCCCGCAGAGGCTGCAGCACCGCCCCCAGATACCACCACCGCCGAGCCCGTGGATACAACCACTTCCGGAGCCCGTATGATGATGCACCACCCATGGTTGGCGGCCGCCGCGGTGGCCGTCTATGCCACCAAGGTCCTGTGGGTCAAGTTCCGCGAGCTCGGCCTGGCCAAGCAGAAAAAGCGGCCCAAGAATCGAGAGCAGAAGTCCAAGCCCGTTCAGGAGAACGAGGAAAATGGATCGGAATCGGAAGCCGAATCGGAGGCGGAGACTGACGCAGAGGACGAGGACGGGCCTGTGGAGCTGCAGTCGGCGATCCTACCGGATCGGGTACAGGTCGACGCTCCGGACGAGAACTATCGAGCAATCGAGGTGCCACCCGCCGACTTCTGA